From one Brachypodium distachyon strain Bd21 chromosome 4, Brachypodium_distachyon_v3.0, whole genome shotgun sequence genomic stretch:
- the LOC100826476 gene encoding GRF1-interacting factor 3: protein MQQAMSMPQGAPAPGMTPAGGLSTEQIQKYLDENKQLILAILENQNLGKLAECAQYQAQLQKNLLYLAAIADTQPQTSVSRPQMAPPGASPGAGHYMSQVPMFPPRTPLTPQQMQEQQLQQQQQAQLLPFSGQMVARPGVVNGMPQSMQVEPPHAAAMRLDAGGATSEPSGTDSHRSTGADNDGGSDLADQS, encoded by the exons ATGCAGCAAGCGATGTCCATGCCGcagggggcgccggcgccggggatgACTCCGGCGGGAGGACTCAGCACCGAGCAGATCCAAAAG TATCTTGATGAAAATAAGCAACTTATTTTGGCTATCTTGGAAAACCAGAACCTCGGAAAGTTGGCAGAATGTGCTCA GTATCAAGCCCAGCTTCAGAAGAATCTCTTGTATTTGGCTGCAATTGCTGATACCCAGCCACAGACCTCTGTCAGCCGTCCTCAG ATGGCGCCACCTGGTGCATCGCCAGGTGCAGGTCATTACATGTCACAGGTGCCAATGTTCCCTCCAAGGACCCCTCTAACACCACAGCAGATGCaagagcagcagctgcagcagcagcagcaagctcaGTTGCTTCCATTCTCTGGTCAGATGGTTGCGAGACCTGGGGTTGTCAATGGCATGCCCCAGTCTATGCAAGTTGAACCACCCCATGCTGCAGCAATGAGGCTAGATGCAGGTGGGGCCACTTCCGAACCCTCTGGCACTGACAGCCACAGGAGCACTGGAGCTGATAATGATGGCGGAAGCGATTTGGCTGATCAATCCTAA